TCGCTAAGAGATCGGACTCAGCTGGCTATTTTCTATTACAAGAATGGGCTCGATAGAAGAAAATGATTTGAGTCCTTTGTTTTGTACTTACAGGATAGGGTAAAAAATGAAATAAGAGTCACCTTAGGTGATTTTTCTGGCAGGATTGAATATTTTACAAGGAGGTCGTCAATGATTTTTTATTTTTCAGGAACTGGTAATTCGCTTCATCTGGCAAAGGTTTTGGCTGAAAAAACGGGTGAGAATCTGGTTAATATCGCCCAAACGATAGATGAGGGAATGCTTGAATTTGAACTTGAAGAAAATGAAAGGATTGGATTTGTTTTTCCGGTATATGCCTGGGCGCCCCCGGAAATCGTACTTGATTTTATTAGGCATCTGAGTCTTATGGGAGAGGTTGGCTATGTTTTTGCCGTTATCAATTGCGGTGGAAGTGAAGGGAAGACCACCAGTATTTTAAAGAAGGCATTAGAAAAAAAAGGCATGGAGCTTAACAGTTCTTTTACCCTTCAGATGCCCAGTAATTATATAATCGGTTCTGATGTGGAATCACAGGAAGAGGCAAGTAAAAAACTTCAAGCTGCTGCTCAGAAGCTGATTGAAATTGGTGAAGTCGTTAAAAATTACAAAAAAGGATTTTTTCATACGCTTCCTGGCAATATGCCCGGTATGAAATCGAAACTGGCTGGTTCCATGTTTAATCAGTTTGCCCGAAGCACGGGTAAGTTTTATGCCAATGATGAATGTAATCAGTGTGGACTTTGCGTGAAAATTTGTCCGCTTCATACTATTTCATTAGAGGATAAGCCGGTTTGGGGAAAAGACTGCACCATGTGTTTGGCATGTATTAATCGGTGTCCCAAGAAAGCTATTCAGTATGGTAAAAATACTGAGAAAAGAGGGCGTTATAGTCACCCAGATCTAAAATGAAAGTTCGCTGGCTGATGATTTCATGCCTGGTAGTTATGTTGCTGATGATTGCTTTGATACCAGAATGTCGCAGTGATACGGTTCTGTTTGTTCAGAGCTTACTTTTAAGTGACCAGGATATTTTTAAAAGCTCCGGTCTTAAACTTGTAATACCCACCGGGAAAACGGTTCCTAGTTCTGAATGGGACGAGTCGATGAAATCATTTCAGCCGGGGCAAGATTTTCCCCATGAAGATGCAGTGGGACGGCTAAGTATTCTCTATAATTTTGGTGATTTTAAAAACGGACGTTCAACTTTTTATAATCCGGATGCCGCGTGTTTTAATGCCCATTATGGGGTATATGCCGTTCAATTGGATGAGGGGATTTTTGGATTTAAAAACGGTGAGCCGGATCTTGAGGCGGTCACGAAGCTGGTTGCCTTTGACCAGCTTAATCTGGTAATGGCATCTCTCGGTTGTCCCAAATCAGAGCGAACATTTGAATCTGAGCTAACGGATGTGGAGAAAAATATTGATATGGCCGGTTTTAATGACTGGATTAAAATCGATGCCAGGATAACTACCAACTCTCCGCTCCATCAGAAGAATGCCTTCCAACAGGGTTATCTTCAGTATGGACAACCGCCAAGAGACTATCGGGGCGGAAATTTTTTGCTTATCGATATGTCCGGTCGTTTATACTTAAGGTATGACGCGGATGTAAATCTTACAATTATTTATTTTGTGATTGCCAGGAACAAAAATATCGTGAATGAAACAAGTCGGGACTATCTAATTCCGATTCAATGGGTGAAAACAGAGGTGAAAGAATGAAGATTGCTGGAATTCAGCTGGCGGTAGTTGCCGGCCAGATAGAGACAAACTTTAAAAAAGCCGAAGAATGGATCAGAAAGGCGGCTCAAGCGGGTGCTGATGTTGTAGTCTTGCCGGAAATGTTTGTCGGCGGGTTTTTATCAAAGCTTCCGATGGAAGAACTGGCTGACCCAGATGGAAAGCGGACAAAAAGTTTTTTATCGAAGTTATCAAAAGAATTAAATATGAATATTGTCGGCGGTTCGGTGGCGACAACAAAGGCTGGCAAATACTATAATACCGCCTATGTTGCAGATCGACAGGGGCAAATTATCGCTGACTATGATAAGATTCATCTCTTTTCCTATGCCGGTGAAGAAAAGCGATATTCAGCGGGCGAAAGCCTGGTCGAATTCTTCCTGGACGGCATCAAATGTTCAGTGATGGTTTGTTATGATTTGCGGTTTCCGGAAATTTTCAGAAAGCAGTCCTTGTCCGGATGTGAGATTATTTTTCTGCCAGCGCAATGGCCGACTCCCAGAATTGATCACTGGCGGATTCTTAATCAGGCCAGAGCCATTGAAAACCAGTTGTTTATGGTGTCAATTAATGGTTGTGGAAAAGCCAACAAGGATATTCAAAACGGTGGAAATTCTTTAATGATTGATCCCTGGGGGGAGATAATAGCTGATGGGGGCGAAGAGCCCCAGGAAAAAATGATTATTGGGGACCTGGACCTGGCACTAGTAAAGAAGGTGCGGGAGAAAATGACTGTTTTCGTAGACCGGCAGCCTTTGGCATACCGTATAGAAGAAAGTTAAGCTGACTTTTAAGAGTCAGTTTTTTTATACTCTGCTTTCCTTTATAGAGTCTATTTGTTTAATAAGATTAAGCGCCTGATCTGATACGATGATATCATACATTTTTCGGGGATCATCAAAGTCAATATCAGTCAGTTCGACAATCTGATTAATCCGGTATTTAATGGTATTATAATGCAAATTCATTTTTTTAGCGGTTGCAGTAATGTCCTGACGGTTTCGGGCAAAGAAAAACAAAGTGTCTGCAAGTTCGCTGCCCTTATCGTTATCACAGGCGAACAGAAGTTTTACTTCATCGCAAACCAGGCCTTCGAGATCACAAATATCACTGTAATGCAGCATCATATGAGTTGTTTTACAATCATCGTATTTTAGCAGTGGCGAAGCGTAGTTAAGCCGTCTCATAATTTCAATACAGGCTAATGATTGTTTGTAATGTTTGTGAAATTTTGCGATGGAAGAAAAGGGTAGACTGATCCCTGCTATACAGTGGTCTTCTTTCAGTATCGCTTCAAAACGGTCGAGTTCTTCTAATGACAGTGGACTGGCAGAGTTTTTTGAATCAAAAAGAATAACAATCCTGTGCTCAAAAACGACAACGGTATGTTTATTAAAATGGTTTTGCAGCTTCTTTTTAAGCAGATATATTTTTTCGGGATTATGCAGGATGTCGTTATAAGCGACGGTGATCGCAACCATAGAGTCATAGAGTACCAGGTTAAATAGGTTGGCCCTTTCTTCGATCGCAGACTGGCCCTGAATTCTGTTTTCCAGCAGGTCAGTTAAAAAACTTTCAATCAAAGTGTTGCCTGCTAGATTCTTACTTGTCGTTTCGATTAATGCGATCGATAGGAACTGACACAAAAGGCTCAATTGCTGGAGGTTAATATCAGAAACTGGTTTGTTGCATTCAAAAAGTTCAAGGTAGCCAAGCAGCTGGTTGTTACGAACAATTTTACCAGTGATTAAGGAGTGGTTGAGAATTCCTTTTTCCTTAATGATAATATTTTGATGATCCGGATTGAGAGCGCTTTCGTCCAATATTTTGTCGAGAAATTCTTTTTCCTGATAGCCTTTTTCAATTGTTCTTTCTAGAAGCGGTTCATTTTGAACATATTGTGTGCCTGCGTGGGCCAGGAGTCCAAAAGACGTATTGAACAGCATCATCGGGTTGTTGAGTGTTTTGTAACCAGTATCAAGAATTTCCTGAATGCTTGCACCGTTTTGGCACAAGTTTAAAAGGTTATAGGCATAGTTGTTAATCTTGAGCTGCAGTTCAAAGATATCCCGGATTTTATCCTGGATTTTTTTAAATTCCAGAGGATTGTCGGTAATTAGCATATTCAGAGAACTGATTTCATAATACGAAAGATCAATTGCTTTATCTTCCAGCAGAACCAGGTTACAATTATAAAGTTTTTCGGCTGGCGGTAACTGAGTGGTTTTTCCGACATAAAGATAATCTGGAGATAAACGATTACACTTACGACTTATACGACCAGAACCGATGATATTTCGTTCAGGGGCAGGATTAATCAGCCTGAAATTTTTATTAAAGGGATGATAGATTTGGGAGAATGTAATCGTCATAAGAAAGGCCTCCAATAATATTAAATATAGTTAAAATTATAAATCTATGATGAGTATATCAAAGCCAGACTTCTAAATCAATATGGTTTAAGCAATAATCCTAAAATTTGATGCTCAATTTATAAAAAATTGTAGAATCATAAATAAAAGAATACAAAAAAACAAATGATATTGCAAAATAATATTAAATAGGAGGGCTCAAGTTATAAAATAATGCAAATCAAAATATAAATCATGCTAAAAATATTTGTAATAATTTCATTTGCTAATAAAGATTTGAAATCGATTGAATGTTACGATATTTATATAAAATTGGTTTGTTTCATATACTTGGCGCAAGGATTATTAATCACAAAGAACACAAAATAAAGAAAACGTTAACAATGCAAAATAGCATCAATTTGACGAAAAAACTAGTGTATGAGTATTATGAAATTTATTAATGGTTAATAACTGGAATGGAGGAAAATGTCAGCTCATTTATATTAAAAGAAACACGGTGTAAAAAACTGTTTTAATCAGGTGCAATATAAAATGAATTCTGAAAGTTAGCTGGTTACTAGGGCTTTAAAAAAGCATAGAAATGTTTTTTAGAGTTGATTTCAGGAGGTTAAAACAAGAAATGGCATGCAACATGAATAGCTTAATGTTGTAATTTGAGAAAATTGAAAGGGAATGGATAAAATAATGTGGAAAACCATAAGAATTAATGCTAAAAATAATTTAATTGTTGAAGAAAGCTATAAGGAAGATTACTTAGGCCTGGGAGGAAGAAGTCTGATTGCACAATTTTTAATGGATGAGGTTAACCCGGCCTGTGATCCACTTGGTGATGAGGCAAAGATAATTTTTTGTACCAGTATGTTCGCTGGCAGTGGATTAGTTTGCGCTAATCGTCTTTCAGTCGGAGCTAAGAGTCCCTTGACGAACGGCATAAAAGAATCAAATGTCGGGGGAAATGCCGCTGCTGCCTTTGCCGGACACAACTTGCGTGCGATTGTGATTGAAGACTGCCCGGAAGCAGATGCTTCAATGAAGTATGTACTCATTCAAGCGGATGGTAAGCTTAGTCTGGAAGATGCGACAGATTATGAAGGAATGAACAATTATGAATTTGTAAAAGAGATGCAGGATGAATTCGGCGAAAAGGTTTCAGTAATTTCCATTGGAACAGCTGGTGAGCGCTTATACAAAAATTCTTCTTTGCAGGTCACAGAGTTTGGAACCAATTATCCCTGTCGGGCAGCTGGTCGCGGCGGCTTAGGATCAGTATTGGGGTCCAAAAGGATTAAAGGGATCGTCATTCAAAAAGCCAGTGATAAAAATGAAATCGAATATGCTGACCCGGGTATATTCCAGAAGATTAAAAAGGAACTTAATCAGTCGGTAATTGAATCGTCAAAAGAGAATCCATTTGCTTTAGTTGGAACAGCATCTACTATAGATGCCGTTGGTCCAGCGGGCATTATGCCTACCCACAATTTTACTGGGACGATTTCCGAAGAATTGGAAAATATTAAATCGGATAAATTTATGGAATTTGTCAATAAGAACGGGAAAAACCAGCATCCTTGTCAGGCGGGTTGCCTGGTGAAATGTTCAAACATTGTCAAAGATGATGACGGTAATTTTTTGACGGGTGGTTTTGAATATGAAACTATTGCACTTTGTGGTCCTAATTGTGATATTTATGACTATGAAGCCATCGCCAAAATGGACCGGATGTGTGATGATATCGGCCTTGATACAATTGAAACAGGCGCAACTATTGCCTTATGCATGGAAGCAGGTCTAATCCCCTGGGGCGATGCACAAGCCGCTTTGGGGCTTTATCAGCAAATATCCGATGGAACTGACTTGGGGAATTTGCTTGGGCAGGGAGCTGCTTTAGTAGGTAAACATTTTAACAGCAAGCGAATCCCAACCTGCAAGAATCAGGCCTTGCCTGGATATGACCCGCGAGGTTCTATCGGGACTGGCTATACCTATGCGACAACTTCAATGGGAGCCGATCATACAGCGGGAATTACTCTGGGTCCTGATGATCCAAGCGATATTGATGGAGCGATAGCAAGCTCCAATATGATGCAGCATATTTTTGCTATGGCAGATAGCATGACGTGTATGATGGCTATGGCAACTTTAGGTGGTCAGCTCGATAAGGTCGCTGATTTATATAATGCCATGTATGGAACAAATATTAATGTGGATGATCTGTTTGCAGCAGCCGATAGAACATTACAGCTGGAAAAAGAATTTAACCGGCAAGTGGGCTGGAAACCTGAAGATAATGTTATTCCTGAATTCTTTAGAAATGAACCACTGCCTTCAACTGGAAGAAAATTTGATATTCCAGCCAAGTTGCTGTCGGTAGAAGCCTCACAATGATTGTTTTTAATAATCAGGAATTTGATTTGGAAAAAAGCATGACGGTTGCACAATTGCTTGAAATCATGAAAGAAAAAGATTTAATCAAAAATACTGCATTGCTGGTTACGCTCAATAGTGAGCTGATTTCACCATCAGAAGTCTACAAAAAAATGATTAATGATGGAGACGTGATAAAAACCCGCTATTTACCAACCGGGGGATAATTTAGAACCGAGCAGTTAAGAAAATCTACAGTAGAGTTAGGAGTGTATTGGATTGCAGGAGAAAGAAGTACTGGGAAAAGTTTATGATATTCAGGGTTTTTCTGTACAAGATGGACCTGGTATCCGGACAACTGTGTTTTTAAAGGGATGTCCCCTTCGATGTCCCTGGTGTCACAGTCCGGAATCCCAATCGTTTGCCAGTGAACTGAGTTGGATGGCCATAAAATGTATTGGTGTTGAAAAGTGCGGCAGGTGTCTGGAGGCTTGTCCCAAGGGTGCTATTTCTCTGGGAGAGATGGAAAAAAATGCTGCAACAGATGAAGTGAATCAGAAAATTGTAATTGACCGATCGATTTGTGATGATTGCGGTGAATGTACAAAAGCCTGTTATCCGGGAGCTTTGTTTATGTGCGGAAAAGATTATACCGTTGAAGATTTGATTGAGAAGGTGAGTAAAGATATTCCCTTTTATAAGCAGTCTGGTGGTGGGGTGACTATTTCCGGCGGTGAGGCCCTTTCACAGCCGCAATTTACCCTGGAGGTGTTAAAAGGACTAAAAGAGAGAGAAATCCATACGGCATTGGATACTACTGGGTTTGCGGATATTAAACATCTGCAGGCTGTCATCCCTTATGTGGATTTGTTTTTGTATGATCTTAAAAATTCAGATGGAGACCTGCATAAGCGTGTAACCGGTGTTGCCAATGACCGGATCCTGGAGAATGCCCGTTGGATAGCAGAAAATGGCGGGAAAATGCAGATTAGAATACCGATTATTCCCGGTTTTAATGATTCAGAAGAAAACTTTCACAAAACTGGGGAATTTTGCCGATCGCTTGGAGAGGCAATATCAGTGATTCAGATTCTGCCCTACCATAATCTGGGTGTGACCAAGTATCAGAGAATCCGTACAACAGCACCAATTTTTGAGGTAAAGCCGCCATCCGATGAAAAAGTGGCAACTCTAAAAGCGCTGCTGGAAAGTTATGATTTAAATGTTATCGTGCATTAGTTAATTTAAAGGAGGACTTTTATGTATACTTTAAAACCTGTTTCTGATCGCGTTGCCGCGATGCGCGAAAAATATCGCGAAACTCAGCCGGAAATCTGCACAGAACGATATCGCTTGATCACCGATTTTTATATGGAGAATCCGGATATAATCGGGATCATGAAGCGAGCAAAAAATTTAAGAAACATCTGCGAAAACATTCCCGTCAGGATTGATGACGGTGAGGTAATTGTTGGCGCCCAGTCGGCAAAATATCGTGCCTGTGCTTTATATCCGGAAAATTCCGTTGATTGGCTGATTGATGAGGTTAACAGTCGTTTTATTTCAAGTAGAGATATCGACCCATATATACTTTCAGAAGAAGACCGGGAGTATATTTTAAGCACTGGCGATTTCTGGTTGAAGGAGTGTATGAGTGCTAAAACTGATGCCTACACCCCCGATGGATTTTTTGAACATTGCGGTAACGGAATCTCAATGTTTTGGGGAAAGGGACAGTCGATGTCTCCGGTTGGTCATTTTTGTGCCAATTACAATACCGCAATCAAAAAAGGTTTTGGGGCCATTAAAGCAGAAGCGCAGGGATATATTTCAGAAATAGAAGAAAATGGAATCTTCGGAAATGATATTGAACGCTATAATTTTTATCGTGCCGTTTCCATCGTCTGTGACGGGATGATCACTCTTTCCAGGCGTTATGCAAAACTTGCTCAGGAAAAAGCAGAGACTGAAACAGACCCGGTTCGAAAAAAAGAATTGGAGACTATGGCGGATACTCTTAACTGGGTGATGGATAAACCATGTAGAAACTTCCATGATGCTGTCCAGACACTATTTATGTATCAGACCTGTATGTGTCTTGATGCCTGTATGCACGGGATCAGCTTTGGTCGGATTGACCAGTATCTTGGTGACTTCTATGAGGCTGATATAGCTTCCGGACAAATTACACCAGAATATGCTCAGGAATTGATGGATCTCTTTTATCTGAAGGTGGCTGAAATGAACAAACCATGGAGTTATGGTGCGACCATGTCCAATCCCGGTTATAACAGCGGCCAGCTGATGACTCTAGGAGGCGTTAAAAGTGATGGGACAGATGCTTCAAATGCCGTCACTTACATGATGCTTCAAGCCTCTGGTCGTCTGGTTCTCCATGATCCGCCCCAGGCATTGCGTATTCATAAAGGGACACCAGCTGCACTTTGGGAAGCTGCTATTGAGACTACAAAAATATCTGGTGGGGTTCCCAGTATGGAGAATGACGATATTATCATTCCCAATCTTTTAAAACG
This genomic interval from Eubacteriaceae bacterium ES3 contains the following:
- a CDS encoding EFR1 family ferrodoxin (N-terminal region resembles flavodoxins. C-terminal ferrodoxin region binds two 4Fe-4S clusters.) is translated as MIFYFSGTGNSLHLAKVLAEKTGENLVNIAQTIDEGMLEFELEENERIGFVFPVYAWAPPEIVLDFIRHLSLMGEVGYVFAVINCGGSEGKTTSILKKALEKKGMELNSSFTLQMPSNYIIGSDVESQEEASKKLQAAAQKLIEIGEVVKNYKKGFFHTLPGNMPGMKSKLAGSMFNQFARSTGKFYANDECNQCGLCVKICPLHTISLEDKPVWGKDCTMCLACINRCPKKAIQYGKNTEKRGRYSHPDLK
- a CDS encoding carbon-nitrogen family hydrolase; the encoded protein is MGENRGERMKIAGIQLAVVAGQIETNFKKAEEWIRKAAQAGADVVVLPEMFVGGFLSKLPMEELADPDGKRTKSFLSKLSKELNMNIVGGSVATTKAGKYYNTAYVADRQGQIIADYDKIHLFSYAGEEKRYSAGESLVEFFLDGIKCSVMVCYDLRFPEIFRKQSLSGCEIIFLPAQWPTPRIDHWRILNQARAIENQLFMVSINGCGKANKDIQNGGNSLMIDPWGEIIADGGEEPQEKMIIGDLDLALVKKVREKMTVFVDRQPLAYRIEES
- a CDS encoding helix-turn-helix domain-containing protein, with the protein product MTITFSQIYHPFNKNFRLINPAPERNIIGSGRISRKCNRLSPDYLYVGKTTQLPPAEKLYNCNLVLLEDKAIDLSYYEISSLNMLITDNPLEFKKIQDKIRDIFELQLKINNYAYNLLNLCQNGASIQEILDTGYKTLNNPMMLFNTSFGLLAHAGTQYVQNEPLLERTIEKGYQEKEFLDKILDESALNPDHQNIIIKEKGILNHSLITGKIVRNNQLLGYLELFECNKPVSDINLQQLSLLCQFLSIALIETTSKNLAGNTLIESFLTDLLENRIQGQSAIEERANLFNLVLYDSMVAITVAYNDILHNPEKIYLLKKKLQNHFNKHTVVVFEHRIVILFDSKNSASPLSLEELDRFEAILKEDHCIAGISLPFSSIAKFHKHYKQSLACIEIMRRLNYASPLLKYDDCKTTHMMLHYSDICDLEGLVCDEVKLLFACDNDKGSELADTLFFFARNRQDITATAKKMNLHYNTIKYRINQIVELTDIDFDDPRKMYDIIVSDQALNLIKQIDSIKESRV
- a CDS encoding aldehyde ferredoxin oxidoreductase C-terminal domain-containing protein, translating into MDKIMWKTIRINAKNNLIVEESYKEDYLGLGGRSLIAQFLMDEVNPACDPLGDEAKIIFCTSMFAGSGLVCANRLSVGAKSPLTNGIKESNVGGNAAAAFAGHNLRAIVIEDCPEADASMKYVLIQADGKLSLEDATDYEGMNNYEFVKEMQDEFGEKVSVISIGTAGERLYKNSSLQVTEFGTNYPCRAAGRGGLGSVLGSKRIKGIVIQKASDKNEIEYADPGIFQKIKKELNQSVIESSKENPFALVGTASTIDAVGPAGIMPTHNFTGTISEELENIKSDKFMEFVNKNGKNQHPCQAGCLVKCSNIVKDDDGNFLTGGFEYETIALCGPNCDIYDYEAIAKMDRMCDDIGLDTIETGATIALCMEAGLIPWGDAQAALGLYQQISDGTDLGNLLGQGAALVGKHFNSKRIPTCKNQALPGYDPRGSIGTGYTYATTSMGADHTAGITLGPDDPSDIDGAIASSNMMQHIFAMADSMTCMMAMATLGGQLDKVADLYNAMYGTNINVDDLFAAADRTLQLEKEFNRQVGWKPEDNVIPEFFRNEPLPSTGRKFDIPAKLLSVEASQ
- a CDS encoding glycyl-radical enzyme activating protein, which produces MQEKEVLGKVYDIQGFSVQDGPGIRTTVFLKGCPLRCPWCHSPESQSFASELSWMAIKCIGVEKCGRCLEACPKGAISLGEMEKNAATDEVNQKIVIDRSICDDCGECTKACYPGALFMCGKDYTVEDLIEKVSKDIPFYKQSGGGVTISGGEALSQPQFTLEVLKGLKEREIHTALDTTGFADIKHLQAVIPYVDLFLYDLKNSDGDLHKRVTGVANDRILENARWIAENGGKMQIRIPIIPGFNDSEENFHKTGEFCRSLGEAISVIQILPYHNLGVTKYQRIRTTAPIFEVKPPSDEKVATLKALLESYDLNVIVH
- a CDS encoding pyruvate formate lyase family protein — encoded protein: MYTLKPVSDRVAAMREKYRETQPEICTERYRLITDFYMENPDIIGIMKRAKNLRNICENIPVRIDDGEVIVGAQSAKYRACALYPENSVDWLIDEVNSRFISSRDIDPYILSEEDREYILSTGDFWLKECMSAKTDAYTPDGFFEHCGNGISMFWGKGQSMSPVGHFCANYNTAIKKGFGAIKAEAQGYISEIEENGIFGNDIERYNFYRAVSIVCDGMITLSRRYAKLAQEKAETETDPVRKKELETMADTLNWVMDKPCRNFHDAVQTLFMYQTCMCLDACMHGISFGRIDQYLGDFYEADIASGQITPEYAQELMDLFYLKVAEMNKPWSYGATMSNPGYNSGQLMTLGGVKSDGTDASNAVTYMMLQASGRLVLHDPPQALRIHKGTPAALWEAAIETTKISGGVPSMENDDIIIPNLLKRGMALEDARNYCLIGCVEPGGCGDDWPACGGTGTESYWNMANALWLAINDGHNPAPGLFGEPPLEKRVGLPTGYLYEMETFDEVLEAFKKQTKFFVKWHASCTNSFEYVAREVLPLPSVSATMTGCMEQGKDVMWGGAKYNSTGIAGVAIGNVADCLGIIKYMVYDKKRCTARELYDALIANWEGYEELHQIIMYEAPHYGNGDPEIDYFARWAADVFADEVNACTGPRGKYNAGLYPVTTNIIFEKMTAATPDGRYAGEPLADGISPVQQMDQNGPTAVLNSVANIDQSKYANGTLLNMKFHPSSLKGDEGVLKMTNLVKTYFDMGGMEMQTNVVSVETLRDAQKNPEDYKNLVVRVAGFSAYFVEMYIESQNDLIRRTELGM